A genome region from Streptomyces pratensis includes the following:
- a CDS encoding LysR family transcriptional regulator, translating into MGDVEIRQVHYFIAVAEEGNFTRAAQRLAMTQPALSRAILALEKAMGAALLLRTPKGVTLTAAGRAMLEEGRTLLAQAGNVTSLVRRAAEQQASVTITGPGCDAALLDGMIRSYNEAAPSHPARMTVGTIDDQLDRLRSGQADIALLRVSPGEHGLESVVLRRESVCVLVGARHRLAGRESLRIADLAGEPLLGWQGPGAQLDAPGLWPDGLPGTPGPRVSDGLQMLAVVRIGQAVALAAPPSDGAGAPEGTVSIRLEDGPAVPLRLIWRRDRTTPGVRSFVRHTVASFRAPARSAAASDWSASDGPEAIRSAASAG; encoded by the coding sequence ATGGGTGACGTCGAGATCCGGCAGGTCCACTACTTCATAGCTGTGGCGGAGGAGGGCAATTTCACCCGCGCCGCACAACGACTGGCGATGACGCAGCCCGCCCTCTCCCGGGCGATCCTGGCCCTGGAGAAGGCCATGGGCGCCGCGCTGCTCCTGCGCACCCCGAAAGGTGTCACGCTCACCGCCGCCGGGCGGGCGATGCTGGAAGAGGGCAGGACACTGCTGGCGCAGGCGGGGAACGTGACCTCGCTGGTACGCCGGGCGGCCGAGCAGCAGGCCTCGGTGACGATCACGGGCCCCGGCTGCGACGCGGCGCTGCTGGACGGGATGATCCGGTCGTACAACGAAGCCGCCCCGTCGCATCCGGCCCGGATGACCGTCGGCACGATCGACGACCAGCTCGACCGGCTGCGTTCGGGTCAGGCCGACATCGCCCTCCTGCGCGTCTCTCCGGGGGAACACGGACTGGAGAGTGTCGTACTGCGCCGGGAGAGCGTCTGTGTACTGGTGGGTGCCCGACACCGGCTGGCGGGGAGGGAGAGCCTGCGGATCGCCGACCTCGCCGGTGAACCACTCCTCGGCTGGCAGGGCCCGGGTGCTCAGCTCGACGCCCCGGGGCTCTGGCCGGACGGGCTGCCGGGGACGCCGGGACCGCGGGTGAGCGACGGTCTGCAGATGCTGGCGGTGGTCCGGATCGGGCAGGCGGTTGCGCTGGCCGCCCCGCCGTCGGACGGCGCCGGTGCGCCGGAGGGAACCGTCAGCATCCGCCTGGAGGACGGGCCGGCCGTGCCCCTGCGGCTGATCTGGCGGAGGGACCGGACGACGCCGGGCGTCCGGAGCTTCGTCCGGCACACCGTCGCGTCGTTCCGGGCGCCGGCACGGAGCGCGGCGGCGTCGGACTGGTCGGCCTCGGACGGGCCGGAGGCGATCCGGTCCGCCGCGTCGGCCGGCTGA
- a CDS encoding SDR family NAD(P)-dependent oxidoreductase: MTEHALRAVVTAGTGGIGLETALGLARQGWYVTLVARDPARGEAAVARVDEAAGRRAGRFVRADLSSVAETRRLGERLAGEGGLNLLVNNVGGMWTERRQSPEGIEASIALNHLSPYVLTEALADSLAAAAPSRIVNVTSSAIAAAQNVFDEAEPPGPHYGLAATGRAKLAHLAHSMELAERLAPRGISVLAADPGAAATDNAAQMTIDILPPALRPHWEEIRKGVSAPVTSAAKGPLAAATDPALEGRTGLVVGPDGTVDDTLKAFVTPELTEAVRGWTARLMATASRSS, encoded by the coding sequence ATGACTGAGCACGCCCTGAGGGCAGTGGTGACCGCCGGCACCGGCGGCATCGGCCTGGAGACCGCCCTCGGACTGGCACGTCAGGGGTGGTACGTCACCCTCGTCGCACGCGACCCGGCCCGGGGAGAGGCTGCGGTGGCCCGCGTCGACGAGGCCGCCGGGCGCCGGGCGGGACGTTTCGTCCGCGCAGATCTGTCGTCGGTCGCCGAGACCCGGCGGCTGGGAGAGCGGCTCGCCGGTGAAGGCGGTCTTAACCTGCTGGTGAACAACGTGGGCGGCATGTGGACCGAGCGCCGGCAGAGCCCGGAGGGGATCGAGGCGAGCATCGCCCTCAACCACCTCTCGCCCTACGTCCTCACGGAGGCACTGGCCGACTCGCTCGCCGCGGCGGCCCCGAGCCGCATAGTCAACGTCACGTCGAGCGCCATCGCGGCGGCGCAGAACGTGTTCGACGAAGCCGAACCGCCGGGGCCCCACTACGGTCTGGCCGCGACGGGACGGGCCAAACTGGCCCATCTCGCACACTCGATGGAGCTCGCCGAACGTCTGGCGCCCCGGGGCATCTCGGTCCTCGCGGCCGATCCCGGCGCCGCCGCGACGGACAACGCCGCGCAGATGACCATCGACATCCTGCCGCCGGCGCTGCGTCCCCACTGGGAGGAGATCCGGAAGGGTGTCTCGGCTCCCGTCACATCCGCCGCGAAGGGTCCTCTGGCCGCCGCCACCGACCCGGCTCTTGAAGGACGCACCGGTCTGGTCGTAGGGCCCGACGGGACCGTGGACGACACGCTCAAGGCCTTCGTCACACCCGAGCTCACTGAGGCCGTGCGCGGGTGGACGGCGCGGCTCATGGCAACGGCCTCCCGGTCGTCCTGA
- a CDS encoding gluconate:H+ symporter has protein sequence MPLLVVGISVLVLLILMTRMKLNGFAALLLVAVGVALVQGIPAIEIPDVLSEGIGDQIGDTMLTIGLGAMVGRVMGDSGAAQRIAGKLLDAFGPRGVQVAMVVTSMLIGVTMFYEVAFIIIVPIAFTLVRVTGVNLLWVGLPMSISLSTMHSFLPPHPGPTAVAATFHASVGHTLFYGLFIAVPAGALVALLWPRLPFVRAMNPSIPKGLVSEREFTDEEMPGMGWSLFVALFPVVLIAGAAVTDMLAPGESPFLHAVAFIGSAPIALLLALLLAAWAFGPRIGRSLSDVSASCASAAQAMAMILLVIGAGGAFKNVLVEGGISDYIKEITEHWAISPIILAWLIAAILRIALGSATVAVVTASGVVLPLLAGSGVHPEMMVLAVSCGSIAFSHVNDPGFWLFKEYFNLSVIQAIKVRTGYTTVLAVLGLGGVLAAEWALDAIGL, from the coding sequence ATGCCGCTCCTCGTGGTCGGGATCAGCGTTCTGGTGCTGCTGATCCTGATGACCCGTATGAAACTCAACGGCTTCGCCGCACTCCTGCTCGTGGCGGTCGGCGTAGCGCTGGTCCAGGGGATCCCGGCGATCGAGATCCCGGACGTCCTCTCGGAGGGCATCGGGGACCAGATCGGCGACACGATGCTCACCATCGGCCTCGGCGCCATGGTCGGCCGGGTCATGGGCGACTCCGGGGCGGCCCAGCGGATCGCGGGCAAGCTGCTCGACGCCTTCGGGCCGCGCGGGGTCCAGGTGGCCATGGTGGTCACGTCCATGCTCATCGGCGTGACCATGTTCTACGAGGTCGCCTTCATCATCATCGTGCCCATCGCGTTCACCCTCGTCAGGGTCACCGGCGTGAACCTGCTCTGGGTGGGCCTGCCGATGTCGATCTCCCTGTCCACGATGCACAGCTTCCTGCCGCCGCACCCCGGCCCCACAGCCGTGGCCGCGACCTTCCACGCCTCCGTCGGGCACACCCTCTTCTACGGCCTCTTCATCGCGGTACCGGCCGGCGCCCTCGTCGCGCTCCTGTGGCCGCGGCTGCCGTTCGTCAGGGCGATGAACCCCTCCATCCCCAAGGGCCTGGTCAGTGAGCGTGAGTTCACCGACGAGGAGATGCCCGGCATGGGCTGGTCGTTGTTCGTGGCCCTCTTCCCGGTGGTGCTCATCGCCGGTGCGGCCGTGACCGACATGCTCGCCCCCGGCGAGAGCCCCTTCCTGCACGCGGTCGCCTTCATCGGCTCGGCACCGATCGCCCTCCTGCTCGCACTCCTCCTCGCGGCCTGGGCGTTCGGACCGCGGATCGGACGCAGCCTGTCCGACGTCAGCGCCTCCTGCGCCTCGGCCGCCCAGGCGATGGCGATGATCCTCCTCGTCATCGGCGCGGGCGGCGCCTTCAAGAACGTCCTCGTCGAAGGCGGGATATCCGACTACATCAAGGAGATCACCGAGCACTGGGCGATCTCGCCGATCATCCTGGCCTGGCTCATCGCCGCCATCCTCCGCATAGCGCTCGGTTCGGCGACCGTCGCGGTGGTCACCGCCTCCGGCGTGGTGCTGCCGCTCCTGGCGGGCAGCGGCGTCCACCCCGAAATGATGGTGCTCGCCGTCTCCTGCGGATCGATCGCCTTCTCCCACGTCAACGACCCCGGGTTCTGGCTGTTCAAGGAGTACTTCAACCTCTCGGTCATCCAGGCGATCAAGGTCCGCACCGGCTACACGACGGTGCTCGCGGTGCTCGGCCTCGGCGGCGTCCTCGCGGCCGAGTGGGCCCTCGACGCCATCGGTCTCTGA
- a CDS encoding enolase C-terminal domain-like protein has protein sequence MNQPTITHFAVYPVAGRDCMELNLSGAHGPFFTRNIVVLTDSEGRTGLGEVPGGEKITRTLRDSESLVVGSKAGDYKRVLREIGSRFADRDSGGRGAQTFDLRTTVHAVTAVESALLDLLGQHLDVPVAALLGDGQQRDSVRVLGYLFYVGDPDRTDLEYVREPGADVDWYRVRHEEALTPEAIVRQAEAAYELYGFRDFKLKGGVLAGTDEVRAVRALKDRFPEARITLDPNGAWSLREAVELCSPLVGTLAYAEDPCGAEDGYSGREILAEFRRATGLPTATNMIATDWRQLTHALALQSVSIPLADPHFWTMQGSVRVAQLCNDMGLTWGCHSNNHFDISLAMITHCGAAAPGEYNALDTHWIWQEGLERLTASPPRIADGEIAVPDAPGLGVELDMDRLLAAHELYRKEALGARDDADAMQYLVPGWTFDAKRPCLVR, from the coding sequence ATGAACCAGCCGACCATCACGCACTTCGCCGTCTATCCCGTCGCCGGCCGCGACTGCATGGAGCTGAACCTCTCAGGCGCCCACGGCCCCTTCTTCACCCGCAACATCGTCGTCCTCACCGACTCCGAAGGCCGTACGGGACTGGGGGAGGTGCCCGGAGGCGAGAAGATCACCCGGACCCTGCGGGACTCCGAGTCGCTGGTCGTCGGCTCGAAGGCCGGCGACTACAAGCGCGTCCTGCGCGAGATCGGCAGTCGCTTCGCGGACCGCGACTCGGGCGGACGGGGCGCCCAGACCTTCGACCTGCGGACCACCGTGCACGCCGTCACCGCGGTCGAGTCGGCGCTGCTCGACCTGCTGGGCCAGCACCTCGACGTGCCCGTCGCGGCGTTGCTGGGCGACGGTCAGCAACGGGACTCCGTAAGGGTGCTGGGCTACCTCTTCTACGTCGGCGACCCCGACCGCACCGACCTGGAGTACGTCCGCGAGCCCGGCGCCGACGTCGACTGGTACCGCGTCCGGCACGAGGAGGCGCTCACGCCCGAGGCGATCGTCCGCCAGGCCGAGGCCGCCTACGAGCTCTACGGCTTCCGGGACTTCAAGCTGAAGGGCGGAGTGCTCGCCGGCACGGACGAGGTCAGGGCCGTCCGCGCGCTCAAGGACCGCTTCCCCGAGGCACGGATCACCCTGGACCCGAACGGTGCCTGGTCACTGCGCGAAGCGGTCGAGCTGTGCTCCCCGCTGGTGGGCACCCTCGCCTACGCCGAGGACCCCTGCGGGGCGGAGGACGGCTACTCGGGGCGGGAGATCCTCGCCGAGTTCCGCCGTGCGACGGGCCTTCCGACCGCGACCAACATGATCGCCACCGACTGGCGGCAGCTGACCCACGCCCTGGCCCTGCAGTCGGTGTCCATCCCGCTGGCCGACCCGCACTTCTGGACCATGCAGGGATCGGTACGCGTGGCGCAGCTGTGCAACGACATGGGCCTGACCTGGGGCTGTCACTCGAACAACCACTTCGACATCTCGCTCGCCATGATCACGCACTGCGGCGCCGCCGCTCCGGGTGAGTACAACGCCCTGGACACGCACTGGATCTGGCAGGAGGGCCTGGAACGGCTCACCGCCAGCCCGCCGCGCATCGCCGACGGCGAGATCGCCGTCCCCGACGCCCCCGGGCTGGGCGTCGAACTCGACATGGACCGCCTCCTCGCGGCCCACGAGCTCTACAGGAAGGAGGCGTTGGGGGCCCGCGACGACGCCGACGCCATGCAGTACCTCGTACCCGGCTGGACGTTCGACGCCAAGCGGCCCTGCCTGGTGCGGTAG
- a CDS encoding 5-dehydro-4-deoxyglucarate dehydratase has product MRSVERFDVDPEGVAQRLRDGMAGGVLAFPLTSFREDGSLDLESYRAYLTAQVATAPGALFPACGTGEFGALEEDEYRAVVRTAVEVAGGQLPVVAGTGYGWAQAVRFARIAEEAGADALLVMPHYLVAAPQDGLVEQLRRIAGGTRLPLIAYQRGQVTFTADSVRRIAEIPTVVGIKDGHSDLDRLQRLTLAAPDGFLFFNGAATAEIQARAYATVGVPAYSSAVHAFAPEIADAFFTALRDGEDAVTRKLLRDFFVPLVELRDRVPGYAVSLVKAAARLRGLPVGPVRAPLVDPGPSDLADLEKILDAGLELVGAARHRTA; this is encoded by the coding sequence ATGAGATCTGTGGAGCGGTTCGATGTGGACCCCGAAGGCGTTGCCCAGCGGCTGCGGGACGGCATGGCGGGTGGGGTGCTGGCCTTCCCCCTCACGAGCTTCCGGGAGGACGGCAGCCTCGACCTGGAGTCGTACAGGGCGTATCTGACCGCCCAGGTGGCCACCGCGCCCGGTGCGTTGTTCCCGGCCTGCGGAACCGGTGAGTTCGGTGCCCTGGAGGAGGACGAGTACCGCGCGGTCGTCCGGACCGCCGTCGAGGTCGCCGGCGGGCAGCTGCCGGTGGTGGCGGGCACCGGCTACGGATGGGCGCAGGCAGTGCGCTTCGCCCGCATCGCGGAGGAGGCCGGAGCCGACGCCCTGCTGGTCATGCCCCACTACCTCGTCGCGGCCCCGCAGGACGGACTGGTCGAGCAGCTGCGCCGGATCGCGGGCGGCACGCGGCTGCCCCTGATCGCCTACCAGCGGGGCCAGGTCACCTTCACCGCCGACAGCGTGCGCCGGATCGCCGAGATCCCCACGGTCGTCGGCATCAAGGACGGGCACAGCGACCTCGACCGGCTACAGCGCCTCACCCTCGCCGCACCCGACGGGTTCCTCTTCTTCAACGGCGCCGCCACCGCCGAGATCCAGGCGCGCGCCTACGCGACCGTGGGCGTCCCCGCCTACTCCTCGGCCGTCCACGCGTTCGCGCCCGAGATCGCCGACGCCTTCTTCACCGCGCTGCGGGACGGGGAGGACGCGGTGACGCGGAAGCTGCTGCGCGACTTCTTCGTCCCGCTGGTCGAGCTGCGCGACCGGGTTCCCGGGTACGCCGTGTCCTTGGTCAAGGCCGCTGCCCGGCTGCGAGGGCTGCCGGTCGGGCCCGTACGCGCCCCGCTCGTCGATCCCGGCCCGTCCGACCTCGCCGACCTGGAGAAGATCCTCGACGCCGGGCTGGAGCTGGTCGGCGCCGCCCGCCACCGCACCGCCTGA
- a CDS encoding IclR family transcriptional regulator, whose amino-acid sequence MQENSGVRGVKSASRTVALLELLAARGDRPARLDELAEELGVPRSSMYQLLRTLIDCGWVRTDTTGSLYGIGIRALHTGTSYLDSDPHVRAARPYLDEASDALGETIHLARLDGPNVVYLATRESHEYLRTISRVGRRIPAHAGALGKALLAERPDDELPLSQGPLTPRTENTHTERTTLLADLAGVRERGYSIDREETVTGIAGFGFALRYDAPAVDAISCSVPVVRLSEEHEARVVTVMREIRTKIESVLSPASGAPDWR is encoded by the coding sequence ATGCAGGAGAACAGCGGGGTCCGCGGGGTGAAGTCGGCGTCCCGTACCGTCGCGCTGCTCGAACTCCTCGCCGCCCGGGGCGACCGGCCGGCCCGGCTGGACGAACTCGCCGAGGAGCTCGGTGTACCGCGCAGCAGCATGTACCAGCTGCTGCGGACCCTCATCGACTGCGGCTGGGTGCGCACCGACACGACCGGGTCCCTGTACGGCATCGGCATCCGAGCCCTGCACACAGGGACGAGCTACCTGGACAGCGACCCGCATGTGCGCGCCGCCCGCCCCTATCTCGACGAGGCCTCGGACGCGCTCGGCGAGACGATCCATCTCGCCCGGCTCGACGGCCCCAACGTCGTCTATCTCGCGACCCGCGAGTCCCACGAGTACCTGCGCACCATCAGCCGGGTCGGCCGCCGGATCCCGGCCCACGCCGGAGCGCTCGGCAAGGCCCTGCTCGCCGAGCGCCCGGATGACGAACTACCCCTATCCCAGGGGCCTCTGACGCCCCGTACGGAGAACACGCACACCGAACGCACCACCCTGCTCGCCGACCTCGCCGGTGTCCGCGAGCGCGGTTACTCCATCGACCGCGAGGAAACCGTGACGGGCATCGCGGGCTTCGGCTTCGCCCTGCGGTACGACGCACCGGCCGTCGACGCCATCAGCTGCTCGGTGCCGGTGGTGCGGCTCAGCGAGGAGCACGAGGCCCGGGTCGTGACCGTCATGCGGGAGATCCGGACCAAGATCGAGAGTGTCCTCTCCCCCGCCTCCGGCGCTCCCGACTGGCGCTGA